Proteins from a single region of Oenanthe melanoleuca isolate GR-GAL-2019-014 chromosome 12, OMel1.0, whole genome shotgun sequence:
- the LOC130258497 gene encoding 6-phosphofructo-2-kinase/fructose-2,6-bisphosphatase 4 isoform X5 gives MWGCRRRGRCPQGRRCRVCMTNCPTLIVMVGLPARGKTYISKKLTRYLNWIGVPTKEFNVGQYRRDLVKKYKSFEFFLPDNEEGLKIRKQCALAALNDVRQYLSEENGHVAVFDATNTTRERRETIYKFGEENGYKTFFVESVCVDPEVIAANIVQVKLGSPDYVDCSNDEATEDFMKRIECYKNSYETLDETLDKDLSYIKIMDVGRSYLVNRVMDHIQSRIVYYLMNIHVTPRSIYLCRHGESELNLKGRIGGDPGLSVRGKEFAKSLAQFINEQNIKDLKVWTSQMKRTIQTAEALGVPYEQWKVLNEIDAGVCEEMTYEEIQENYPLEFALRDQDKYRYRYPKGESYEDLVQRLEPVIMELERQENVLVICHQAVMRCLLAYFLDKPAEQLPYLKCPLHTVLKLTPVAYGCKVESIFLNVEAVNTHRDKPENVGVNRSREEALRTVPTHL, from the exons ATGTGGggctgccgccgccgcggccgctGCCCGCAGGGCCGGCGCTGCCGAG TATGTATGACCAACTGCCCTACTCTGATTGTCATGGTGGGTCTCCCAGCAAGAGGAAAAACCTACATCTCCAAGAAGCTGACACGCTACTTAAATTGGATTGGAGTGCCTACAAAAG AATTTAATGTTGGTCAGTATCGGCGAGATTTGGTGAAAAAGTATAAATCCTTTGAATTCTTCCTGCCTGACAATGAAGAAGGCTTGAAAATCCGAAA GCAGTGTGCCTTAGCAGCGCTGAACGACGTCCGGCAGTACCTCAGTGAAGAGAACGGCCACGTGGCT GTCTTTGATGCCACAAACACAACTCGAGAGCGGAGAGAAACTATTTATAAATTTGGTGAAGAAAATGGATATAAG ACTTTTTTTGTGGAGTCTGTGTGTGTCGATCCAGAGGTCATTGCTGCAAACATTGTG caagTAAAGCTGGGTAGTCCTGACTATGTTGATTGTAGTAATGATGAAGCAACAGAAGACTTCATGAAAAGAATAGAGTGCTACAAGAACTCATATGAGACCTTAGATGAAACTCTGGACAA GGATCTTTCTTACATTAAAATTATGGATGTTGGAAGGAGTTATCTCGTGAACAGAGTGATGGATCACATCCAGAGCCGGATTGTCTACTACCTCATGAATATCCATGTGACTCCTCGGTCCATCTACCTCTGCCGGCACGGAGAGAGCGAGCTCAATCTGAAGGGCAGAATAGGAGGAGATCCTGGGCTGTCTGTCAGGGGCAAAGAA TTTGCCAAAAGCTTGGCACAGTTTATTAACGAGCAAAATATCAAAGATTTGAAAGTTTGGACCAGCCAGATGAAAAGGACAATTCAGACTGCTGAAGCCTTGGGAGTGCCTTATGAGCAGTGGAAGGTTTTGAATGAGATAGATGCA GGAGTATGTGAAGAAATGACATAtgaagaaatacaggaaaattatCCGCTTGAATTTGCACTGAGAGACCAAGACaaatacagatacagataccCTAAAGGGGAG TCCTATGAAGATCTTGTCCAGAGGCTGGAGCCAGTAATTATGGAACTcgaaaggcaggaaaatgtgCTTGTCATTTGTCACCAAGCTGTCATGCGCTGTTTGCTTGCATATTTCCTTGACAAGCCTGCAG AACAACTGCCCTACCTGAAGTGCCCATTGCATACTGTCTTAAAGCTAACCCCAGTGGCTTATG
- the LOC130258497 gene encoding 6-phosphofructo-2-kinase/fructose-2,6-bisphosphatase 4 isoform X2 — protein sequence MAAAPAPAARELTQNPLQKTWEPYDNGLPAGHSAQRGVCMTNCPTLIVMVGLPARGKTYISKKLTRYLNWIGVPTKEFNVGQYRRDLVKKYKSFEFFLPDNEEGLKIRKQCALAALNDVRQYLSEENGHVAVFDATNTTRERRETIYKFGEENGYKTFFVESVCVDPEVIAANIVQVKLGSPDYVDCSNDEATEDFMKRIECYKNSYETLDETLDKDLSYIKIMDVGRSYLVNRVMDHIQSRIVYYLMNIHVTPRSIYLCRHGESELNLKGRIGGDPGLSVRGKEFAKSLAQFINEQNIKDLKVWTSQMKRTIQTAEALGVPYEQWKVLNEIDAGVCEEMTYEEIQENYPLEFALRDQDKYRYRYPKGESYEDLVQRLEPVIMELERQENVLVICHQAVMRCLLAYFLDKPAEQLPYLKCPLHTVLKLTPVAYGCKVESIFLNVEAVNTHRDKPENVGVNRSREEALRTVPTHL from the exons ATggcggcggctccggctccggcgGCGCGGGAGCTCACGCAGAACCCTCTGCAGAAGACGTGGGAGCCGTACGATAACGGGCTGCCCGCGGGGCACAGCGCGCAGCGCGGCG TATGTATGACCAACTGCCCTACTCTGATTGTCATGGTGGGTCTCCCAGCAAGAGGAAAAACCTACATCTCCAAGAAGCTGACACGCTACTTAAATTGGATTGGAGTGCCTACAAAAG AATTTAATGTTGGTCAGTATCGGCGAGATTTGGTGAAAAAGTATAAATCCTTTGAATTCTTCCTGCCTGACAATGAAGAAGGCTTGAAAATCCGAAA GCAGTGTGCCTTAGCAGCGCTGAACGACGTCCGGCAGTACCTCAGTGAAGAGAACGGCCACGTGGCT GTCTTTGATGCCACAAACACAACTCGAGAGCGGAGAGAAACTATTTATAAATTTGGTGAAGAAAATGGATATAAG ACTTTTTTTGTGGAGTCTGTGTGTGTCGATCCAGAGGTCATTGCTGCAAACATTGTG caagTAAAGCTGGGTAGTCCTGACTATGTTGATTGTAGTAATGATGAAGCAACAGAAGACTTCATGAAAAGAATAGAGTGCTACAAGAACTCATATGAGACCTTAGATGAAACTCTGGACAA GGATCTTTCTTACATTAAAATTATGGATGTTGGAAGGAGTTATCTCGTGAACAGAGTGATGGATCACATCCAGAGCCGGATTGTCTACTACCTCATGAATATCCATGTGACTCCTCGGTCCATCTACCTCTGCCGGCACGGAGAGAGCGAGCTCAATCTGAAGGGCAGAATAGGAGGAGATCCTGGGCTGTCTGTCAGGGGCAAAGAA TTTGCCAAAAGCTTGGCACAGTTTATTAACGAGCAAAATATCAAAGATTTGAAAGTTTGGACCAGCCAGATGAAAAGGACAATTCAGACTGCTGAAGCCTTGGGAGTGCCTTATGAGCAGTGGAAGGTTTTGAATGAGATAGATGCA GGAGTATGTGAAGAAATGACATAtgaagaaatacaggaaaattatCCGCTTGAATTTGCACTGAGAGACCAAGACaaatacagatacagataccCTAAAGGGGAG TCCTATGAAGATCTTGTCCAGAGGCTGGAGCCAGTAATTATGGAACTcgaaaggcaggaaaatgtgCTTGTCATTTGTCACCAAGCTGTCATGCGCTGTTTGCTTGCATATTTCCTTGACAAGCCTGCAG AACAACTGCCCTACCTGAAGTGCCCATTGCATACTGTCTTAAAGCTAACCCCAGTGGCTTATG
- the LOC130258497 gene encoding 6-phosphofructo-2-kinase/fructose-2,6-bisphosphatase 4 isoform X1, which produces MAAAPAPAARELTQNPLQKTWEPYDNGLPAGHSAQRGVCMTNCPTLIVMVGLPARGKTYISKKLTRYLNWIGVPTKEFNVGQYRRDLVKKYKSFEFFLPDNEEGLKIRKQCALAALNDVRQYLSEENGHVAVFDATNTTRERRETIYKFGEENGYKTFFVESVCVDPEVIAANIVQVKLGSPDYVDCSNDEATEDFMKRIECYKNSYETLDETLDKDLSYIKIMDVGRSYLVNRVMDHIQSRIVYYLMNIHVTPRSIYLCRHGESELNLKGRIGGDPGLSVRGKEFAKSLAQFINEQNIKDLKVWTSQMKRTIQTAEALGVPYEQWKVLNEIDAGVCEEMTYEEIQENYPLEFALRDQDKYRYRYPKGESYEDLVQRLEPVIMELERQENVLVICHQAVMRCLLAYFLDKPAEQLPYLKCPLHTVLKLTPVAYGCKVESIFLNVEAVNTHRDKPEPKLERKTRSQETTGQPGEGN; this is translated from the exons ATggcggcggctccggctccggcgGCGCGGGAGCTCACGCAGAACCCTCTGCAGAAGACGTGGGAGCCGTACGATAACGGGCTGCCCGCGGGGCACAGCGCGCAGCGCGGCG TATGTATGACCAACTGCCCTACTCTGATTGTCATGGTGGGTCTCCCAGCAAGAGGAAAAACCTACATCTCCAAGAAGCTGACACGCTACTTAAATTGGATTGGAGTGCCTACAAAAG AATTTAATGTTGGTCAGTATCGGCGAGATTTGGTGAAAAAGTATAAATCCTTTGAATTCTTCCTGCCTGACAATGAAGAAGGCTTGAAAATCCGAAA GCAGTGTGCCTTAGCAGCGCTGAACGACGTCCGGCAGTACCTCAGTGAAGAGAACGGCCACGTGGCT GTCTTTGATGCCACAAACACAACTCGAGAGCGGAGAGAAACTATTTATAAATTTGGTGAAGAAAATGGATATAAG ACTTTTTTTGTGGAGTCTGTGTGTGTCGATCCAGAGGTCATTGCTGCAAACATTGTG caagTAAAGCTGGGTAGTCCTGACTATGTTGATTGTAGTAATGATGAAGCAACAGAAGACTTCATGAAAAGAATAGAGTGCTACAAGAACTCATATGAGACCTTAGATGAAACTCTGGACAA GGATCTTTCTTACATTAAAATTATGGATGTTGGAAGGAGTTATCTCGTGAACAGAGTGATGGATCACATCCAGAGCCGGATTGTCTACTACCTCATGAATATCCATGTGACTCCTCGGTCCATCTACCTCTGCCGGCACGGAGAGAGCGAGCTCAATCTGAAGGGCAGAATAGGAGGAGATCCTGGGCTGTCTGTCAGGGGCAAAGAA TTTGCCAAAAGCTTGGCACAGTTTATTAACGAGCAAAATATCAAAGATTTGAAAGTTTGGACCAGCCAGATGAAAAGGACAATTCAGACTGCTGAAGCCTTGGGAGTGCCTTATGAGCAGTGGAAGGTTTTGAATGAGATAGATGCA GGAGTATGTGAAGAAATGACATAtgaagaaatacaggaaaattatCCGCTTGAATTTGCACTGAGAGACCAAGACaaatacagatacagataccCTAAAGGGGAG TCCTATGAAGATCTTGTCCAGAGGCTGGAGCCAGTAATTATGGAACTcgaaaggcaggaaaatgtgCTTGTCATTTGTCACCAAGCTGTCATGCGCTGTTTGCTTGCATATTTCCTTGACAAGCCTGCAG AACAACTGCCCTACCTGAAGTGCCCATTGCATACTGTCTTAAAGCTAACCCCAGTGGCTTATG
- the LOC130258497 gene encoding 6-phosphofructo-2-kinase/fructose-2,6-bisphosphatase 4 isoform X6: MWGCRRRGRCPQGRRCRVCMTNCPTLIVMVGLPARGKTYISKKLTRYLNWIGVPTKEFNVGQYRRDLVKKYKSFEFFLPDNEEGLKIRKQCALAALNDVRQYLSEENGHVAVFDATNTTRERRETIYKFGEENGYKTFFVESVCVDPEVIAANIVQVKLGSPDYVDCSNDEATEDFMKRIECYKNSYETLDETLDKDLSYIKIMDVGRSYLVNRVMDHIQSRIVYYLMNIHVTPRSIYLCRHGESELNLKGRIGGDPGLSVRGKEFAKSLAQFINEQNIKDLKVWTSQMKRTIQTAEALGVPYEQWKVLNEIDAGVCEEMTYEEIQENYPLEFALRDQDKYRYRYPKGESYEDLVQRLEPVIMELERQENVLVICHQAVMRCLLAYFLDKPAEQLPYLKCPLHTVLKLTPVAYGCKVESIFLNVEAVNTHRDKPENVDISRPTEDALVTVPAHQ; the protein is encoded by the exons ATGTGGggctgccgccgccgcggccgctGCCCGCAGGGCCGGCGCTGCCGAG TATGTATGACCAACTGCCCTACTCTGATTGTCATGGTGGGTCTCCCAGCAAGAGGAAAAACCTACATCTCCAAGAAGCTGACACGCTACTTAAATTGGATTGGAGTGCCTACAAAAG AATTTAATGTTGGTCAGTATCGGCGAGATTTGGTGAAAAAGTATAAATCCTTTGAATTCTTCCTGCCTGACAATGAAGAAGGCTTGAAAATCCGAAA GCAGTGTGCCTTAGCAGCGCTGAACGACGTCCGGCAGTACCTCAGTGAAGAGAACGGCCACGTGGCT GTCTTTGATGCCACAAACACAACTCGAGAGCGGAGAGAAACTATTTATAAATTTGGTGAAGAAAATGGATATAAG ACTTTTTTTGTGGAGTCTGTGTGTGTCGATCCAGAGGTCATTGCTGCAAACATTGTG caagTAAAGCTGGGTAGTCCTGACTATGTTGATTGTAGTAATGATGAAGCAACAGAAGACTTCATGAAAAGAATAGAGTGCTACAAGAACTCATATGAGACCTTAGATGAAACTCTGGACAA GGATCTTTCTTACATTAAAATTATGGATGTTGGAAGGAGTTATCTCGTGAACAGAGTGATGGATCACATCCAGAGCCGGATTGTCTACTACCTCATGAATATCCATGTGACTCCTCGGTCCATCTACCTCTGCCGGCACGGAGAGAGCGAGCTCAATCTGAAGGGCAGAATAGGAGGAGATCCTGGGCTGTCTGTCAGGGGCAAAGAA TTTGCCAAAAGCTTGGCACAGTTTATTAACGAGCAAAATATCAAAGATTTGAAAGTTTGGACCAGCCAGATGAAAAGGACAATTCAGACTGCTGAAGCCTTGGGAGTGCCTTATGAGCAGTGGAAGGTTTTGAATGAGATAGATGCA GGAGTATGTGAAGAAATGACATAtgaagaaatacaggaaaattatCCGCTTGAATTTGCACTGAGAGACCAAGACaaatacagatacagataccCTAAAGGGGAG TCCTATGAAGATCTTGTCCAGAGGCTGGAGCCAGTAATTATGGAACTcgaaaggcaggaaaatgtgCTTGTCATTTGTCACCAAGCTGTCATGCGCTGTTTGCTTGCATATTTCCTTGACAAGCCTGCAG AACAACTGCCCTACCTGAAGTGCCCATTGCATACTGTCTTAAAGCTAACCCCAGTGGCTTATG
- the LOC130258497 gene encoding 6-phosphofructo-2-kinase/fructose-2,6-bisphosphatase 4 isoform X4, translated as MWGCRRRGRCPQGRRCRVCMTNCPTLIVMVGLPARGKTYISKKLTRYLNWIGVPTKEFNVGQYRRDLVKKYKSFEFFLPDNEEGLKIRKQCALAALNDVRQYLSEENGHVAVFDATNTTRERRETIYKFGEENGYKTFFVESVCVDPEVIAANIVQVKLGSPDYVDCSNDEATEDFMKRIECYKNSYETLDETLDKDLSYIKIMDVGRSYLVNRVMDHIQSRIVYYLMNIHVTPRSIYLCRHGESELNLKGRIGGDPGLSVRGKEFAKSLAQFINEQNIKDLKVWTSQMKRTIQTAEALGVPYEQWKVLNEIDAGVCEEMTYEEIQENYPLEFALRDQDKYRYRYPKGESYEDLVQRLEPVIMELERQENVLVICHQAVMRCLLAYFLDKPAEQLPYLKCPLHTVLKLTPVAYGCKVESIFLNVEAVNTHRDKPEPKLERKTRSQETTGQPGEGN; from the exons ATGTGGggctgccgccgccgcggccgctGCCCGCAGGGCCGGCGCTGCCGAG TATGTATGACCAACTGCCCTACTCTGATTGTCATGGTGGGTCTCCCAGCAAGAGGAAAAACCTACATCTCCAAGAAGCTGACACGCTACTTAAATTGGATTGGAGTGCCTACAAAAG AATTTAATGTTGGTCAGTATCGGCGAGATTTGGTGAAAAAGTATAAATCCTTTGAATTCTTCCTGCCTGACAATGAAGAAGGCTTGAAAATCCGAAA GCAGTGTGCCTTAGCAGCGCTGAACGACGTCCGGCAGTACCTCAGTGAAGAGAACGGCCACGTGGCT GTCTTTGATGCCACAAACACAACTCGAGAGCGGAGAGAAACTATTTATAAATTTGGTGAAGAAAATGGATATAAG ACTTTTTTTGTGGAGTCTGTGTGTGTCGATCCAGAGGTCATTGCTGCAAACATTGTG caagTAAAGCTGGGTAGTCCTGACTATGTTGATTGTAGTAATGATGAAGCAACAGAAGACTTCATGAAAAGAATAGAGTGCTACAAGAACTCATATGAGACCTTAGATGAAACTCTGGACAA GGATCTTTCTTACATTAAAATTATGGATGTTGGAAGGAGTTATCTCGTGAACAGAGTGATGGATCACATCCAGAGCCGGATTGTCTACTACCTCATGAATATCCATGTGACTCCTCGGTCCATCTACCTCTGCCGGCACGGAGAGAGCGAGCTCAATCTGAAGGGCAGAATAGGAGGAGATCCTGGGCTGTCTGTCAGGGGCAAAGAA TTTGCCAAAAGCTTGGCACAGTTTATTAACGAGCAAAATATCAAAGATTTGAAAGTTTGGACCAGCCAGATGAAAAGGACAATTCAGACTGCTGAAGCCTTGGGAGTGCCTTATGAGCAGTGGAAGGTTTTGAATGAGATAGATGCA GGAGTATGTGAAGAAATGACATAtgaagaaatacaggaaaattatCCGCTTGAATTTGCACTGAGAGACCAAGACaaatacagatacagataccCTAAAGGGGAG TCCTATGAAGATCTTGTCCAGAGGCTGGAGCCAGTAATTATGGAACTcgaaaggcaggaaaatgtgCTTGTCATTTGTCACCAAGCTGTCATGCGCTGTTTGCTTGCATATTTCCTTGACAAGCCTGCAG AACAACTGCCCTACCTGAAGTGCCCATTGCATACTGTCTTAAAGCTAACCCCAGTGGCTTATG
- the LOC130258497 gene encoding 6-phosphofructo-2-kinase/fructose-2,6-bisphosphatase 4 isoform X3: protein MAAAPAPAARELTQNPLQKTWEPYDNGLPAGHSAQRGVCMTNCPTLIVMVGLPARGKTYISKKLTRYLNWIGVPTKEFNVGQYRRDLVKKYKSFEFFLPDNEEGLKIRKQCALAALNDVRQYLSEENGHVAVFDATNTTRERRETIYKFGEENGYKTFFVESVCVDPEVIAANIVQVKLGSPDYVDCSNDEATEDFMKRIECYKNSYETLDETLDKDLSYIKIMDVGRSYLVNRVMDHIQSRIVYYLMNIHVTPRSIYLCRHGESELNLKGRIGGDPGLSVRGKEFAKSLAQFINEQNIKDLKVWTSQMKRTIQTAEALGVPYEQWKVLNEIDAGVCEEMTYEEIQENYPLEFALRDQDKYRYRYPKGESYEDLVQRLEPVIMELERQENVLVICHQAVMRCLLAYFLDKPAEQLPYLKCPLHTVLKLTPVAYGCKVESIFLNVEAVNTHRDKPENVDISRPTEDALVTVPAHQ from the exons ATggcggcggctccggctccggcgGCGCGGGAGCTCACGCAGAACCCTCTGCAGAAGACGTGGGAGCCGTACGATAACGGGCTGCCCGCGGGGCACAGCGCGCAGCGCGGCG TATGTATGACCAACTGCCCTACTCTGATTGTCATGGTGGGTCTCCCAGCAAGAGGAAAAACCTACATCTCCAAGAAGCTGACACGCTACTTAAATTGGATTGGAGTGCCTACAAAAG AATTTAATGTTGGTCAGTATCGGCGAGATTTGGTGAAAAAGTATAAATCCTTTGAATTCTTCCTGCCTGACAATGAAGAAGGCTTGAAAATCCGAAA GCAGTGTGCCTTAGCAGCGCTGAACGACGTCCGGCAGTACCTCAGTGAAGAGAACGGCCACGTGGCT GTCTTTGATGCCACAAACACAACTCGAGAGCGGAGAGAAACTATTTATAAATTTGGTGAAGAAAATGGATATAAG ACTTTTTTTGTGGAGTCTGTGTGTGTCGATCCAGAGGTCATTGCTGCAAACATTGTG caagTAAAGCTGGGTAGTCCTGACTATGTTGATTGTAGTAATGATGAAGCAACAGAAGACTTCATGAAAAGAATAGAGTGCTACAAGAACTCATATGAGACCTTAGATGAAACTCTGGACAA GGATCTTTCTTACATTAAAATTATGGATGTTGGAAGGAGTTATCTCGTGAACAGAGTGATGGATCACATCCAGAGCCGGATTGTCTACTACCTCATGAATATCCATGTGACTCCTCGGTCCATCTACCTCTGCCGGCACGGAGAGAGCGAGCTCAATCTGAAGGGCAGAATAGGAGGAGATCCTGGGCTGTCTGTCAGGGGCAAAGAA TTTGCCAAAAGCTTGGCACAGTTTATTAACGAGCAAAATATCAAAGATTTGAAAGTTTGGACCAGCCAGATGAAAAGGACAATTCAGACTGCTGAAGCCTTGGGAGTGCCTTATGAGCAGTGGAAGGTTTTGAATGAGATAGATGCA GGAGTATGTGAAGAAATGACATAtgaagaaatacaggaaaattatCCGCTTGAATTTGCACTGAGAGACCAAGACaaatacagatacagataccCTAAAGGGGAG TCCTATGAAGATCTTGTCCAGAGGCTGGAGCCAGTAATTATGGAACTcgaaaggcaggaaaatgtgCTTGTCATTTGTCACCAAGCTGTCATGCGCTGTTTGCTTGCATATTTCCTTGACAAGCCTGCAG AACAACTGCCCTACCTGAAGTGCCCATTGCATACTGTCTTAAAGCTAACCCCAGTGGCTTATG